The DNA region CAAGAATGCTTTCACTCAAGCAGATATTGACGCTTATAAAAATGCTGCGGCAAAACGCGGTGCCCTCACAGCAATGTTGAACTACTACCGCAATATTTTTCAACAGAGAATGCTAAATCCAAGTTGGGACGTTCTGGAAGTGCCAACACTGATGATTTGGGGAGAAAATGACACTGCACTCGGCAAGGAACTAAGCTACGGCACCGCAGCTTATGTCAAAGACTTTCAAATCAAGTACATACCTAATTGTGGTCATTGGGTGCAACAAGAACAACCTGAATTGGTTAATCAGTATATGCGAGAATTTTTGAGGACTTAAAGAAGTATAAATACTTATCAAAATAGCCAAATTATGGCAAGTAGTGGAAACTTTTAAAAAGATTTAATAGTGATTTAATACTGGCAGTTTTTGAAGGATTGTCAAAGAAAAATCGCCAAAAATCAGAATTAACGGCATTTTTAGATTACCGTTATGCCTGTCTCATATCCCAACTAAGTTGTCAAGAGATAGATTGACCTCAAGAAGTTTAATGAGATAATAGAGTTGTGAGGGACAGAACGGACGCAACTTGATTATTTAAGGGGGAAAATTATGAAACTCCAGCTATTAGCGGCCATGGCCTTAGCAACTCCCCTATTTTTCAGTAGCTCGGTTAGAGCCGAGAATCCGCAGGACTTAGAAAAGCTGCTTTCAACTGGGGCATGTGTTAACTGCAATCTATCCGGAGCTAACCTTAGTGGCGCTCATTTAATTGGTGCTGACTTGAGAGGCTCGAAGCTCCAAGGAGCCAACCTAGTAGGCGCTAACCTCGAAGGTGCTGACTTAACTGGTGCAAACTTGGCAGGTGCTAACCTAACATCCGCTTATGTAAGCAATGTGAATTTGAAGCAAACCAATCTCAACGGCGTAAATTTTACTCGCGCTACGATTCACGATTCTAATGTGTATAAAGCATCAATGAATGATCTCAACCTCACTGATGCCGAAATCTTTAACACTGGAATCGGGGTTGGTGGAGAAGATGCTGAGATTCCGGATTGGGACTAGTACCGCAGGAAGTCAAAACTCAAAAAGCTTATAGGGTAGACTTTTTGGCCATTTTGAATGGGGTGGTTTATTTAGGTCGTACTGTACTAGGCTAAACTGAATAGGCAGGTTAGAATAAACACAACATCAGAGAAACTGGTTTTTTGCCAGCATTATCTTTAAAATCTGCCTATACGCTATACAAAAATAAAAAATGAAATCCCTCTGCGTTGTAGTAAAATTACTACACGCAGAGGGGTTTTCTTATTTGGGTTGAATCGAATATCTGTGCAAAAAAGTGGAATTTAGGCTAAAAAGTTTTACTATATATAGCTTTCAGGCTTTTGATTATTTTTCATTAAATTTTTAACTAATTCGGCGGAATTCCCCATCCGTCTACAGCTCAGGGGATGGATAGCCGGGTGATGACGAAACCACCCCACTCCTTAATCAACCTGCGGTTGATTAAGGAGTGGGGTGGTTGAGAAATCACCAATTATTTTATTTTATCACAATCTATATTTATGATAAAATAAAGACATCAAGGAGGTGATATTGAGTGTTACACAAGGTTGTACAAGTCCGTTTATATCCGTCAGTTGAGCAAGAAATGCAACTAGCTCAAACATTTGGGTGTGCTAGATGGTGGTGGAATTACGCTCTAAATAAGTCGATTGAAACTTATAAAGAAACGGGTAAGGGACTTAGCCGTGTAGCACTCAACGCATTTCTTCCTACACTCAAAAAGGCAGAAGAGACTGTGTGGTTAGCAGATTGTTATAGCCAAGTTTTACAGGCTACAACACTCAATCTAACTACAGCCTACAAAAACTTTTTTGAAAAACGTGCTGGATTTCCTAAGTTCAAGTCTCGGCATGGAAAACAGTCTGTCCAATATCCTCAAAATGTCAAAATCGTAGATGGTAATGTCAAACTTCCTGGCAACATAGGGATAGTCAAAGCCAAAATACATAGAGCGATTGAGGGAAAAATCAAGACTGTTACTGTGAGTAAAACGCCTTCTGGTAAATATCTTGCATCCATTCTGACTGAAATTGAAGGTGAAAATCCGGTTATTTCAGAAGGTAAAATTTATGGCATTGATTTAGGACTAAAACACTTTGCTGTCGTAACCGATGGCGAGAAAGTGTCTTTTTACGATAATCCCAAGCACCTTGCCAAGCATGAGAAAAACCTCAAACGTAAGCAGAAAAAATTAGCACGTAAACAAAAGGGGAGTAATTCAAGAAATAGATATAGAAAAGTTGTTGCCAAAGTGTACGAGCGAGTTAGTAACTCAAGGCAAGATTTTCTGCATAAACTTAGTTACAAGTTGGTCAGCGATAGCCAAGCTGTCATAGTAGAAAATCTTAATGTCAAAGGCATGGTTCGTAATCACAAATTGGCGAAATCAATATCTGATGTAGGATGGGGAACATTCACTAACTTTCTAGCCTATAAGCTAGAACGCAGAGGTGGAAAGTTGGTTGAAATTGATAGGTGGTTCCCCAGTTCTAAGCTTTGCTCTAACTGTTTTTATCAAATAGGTGAGAGACAAGAGGATGTCCGTGAGTGGACTTGTCCTCATTGCAATACTCATCATGATCGTGATGCGAACGCCGCTCAGAACATTAGAGCAGAGGGTATCAGAATGATTTTGGCGGAAGGTTCAGCCGTCTCTGCTGTAGGAGGGGAGGTAAGTCCTATTCTTGGGCGAAAGTCTAAGTTTAGGCACTCCCCTTTGATTACAGAAGCCCCAACTTCAACCGTACTCGGTAAGTTGGGGTAGTTCACTAAGTTGAACTGATCTCTACACACAAATCGAAGATGTTTCGTTAAGCTGTTAGCGCTATGATTGAGCTTTAGTGAACGTCTTATGCATTGGTTGTTATCTGGGCCGTTGAGTATAGAGAAATTGACGGTTAATATTACAGGGTTGCCTGCATCTTTACAAGGTCAGAAGCTGGTGCAGTTGTCAGATTTTCACTACGATGGTTTGCGGCTGTCGGAAGAAATGTTAGAAAAAGCGATCGCATTTACTAACGAAGCTAAACCAGATTTAATTCTATTAACTGGTGACTACATAACTGACGATCCAACGCCGATTCACCAACTGATACTTCGACTCAAACATCTGCAAAGTCGCTGTGGTATCTATGCTATTCTTGGCAATCACGATATACATTACCAAAACGCAAAAACAGAAGTTACCGATGCCCTTACTAGCATTGGAATCCACGTCCTTTGGAATGAAATCGCCTATCCACTAGGAAAAGAATTACCATTGGTAGGATTAGCTGATTATTGGTCACGGGAATTTAATCCTGTACCATTAATGAATCAACTAAACCCCGACACACCCCGCATCGTTTTATCCCACAACCCAGATACTGCGGAGATACTGCAAACATGGCGAGTTGACTTACAATTATCTGGTCATACTCACGGTGGTCAAATCGTGATTCCCGGAATTGGCCCAGCAATGTTTTTTTACGACAAGCTTGCAGAAAAAATACCTAAAAAAGTGCAGCGTCGATTTCCATTTTTGTCAGAAAATATTTCTGTAGTCAGCCATTGGGAATGGGCACAGGGTTTCCATAAGCTGGGGAAAAATCAGCTATATGTCAATCGTGGTTTGGGAACTTACCTCCCAGGACGCTTATTTTGCCGCCCAGAAGTTACTATAATCACCCTACAGGTTGAGTAAGTAATCTAAATTTAAAAATTCAAGAACAGAATCACAGCAGGTATTCTAGCTAATGAGTACCTGTAGTTTAGTTTCAGAATTTCAATCAATTAGTTAATTGTATCTGGAGTAGATGACATAAATTATTGCAGTTTATCAAGTTACATTTTAATTTTGGTAAGCTGTAAGCGCTGGTATGAGGAGTATCGGTTGCCTTATGCATTGGTTGTTTACAGGACATTTAAGAGTAGATAAAATCACGGTTAAGATTGCGGAACTTCCAGCATCTTTACAAGGTACAACGCTAGTGCAGTTGTCAGATTTTCACTACGATGGTTTGCGGCTATCGGAGGATATGTTAGAAAAAGCGATCGCACTTACTAACGAAGCTGAACCAGATTTAATTCTATTAACTGGTGATTACGTAACTGACGATCCGACACCGATTCACCAATTGGTGCATCGACTCAAACATCTGCAAAGTCGCTGTGGTATCTACGCCGTACTTGGTAATCACGATATCTATTACAGCCACTCAAAAGCAGAAGTTACACAGGCGTTAACTAGCATTGGGGTGCATGTGCTTTGGAATGAAATCGCCTATCCACTAGGAAAACAATTACCATTGGTAGGATTAGCTGATTATTGGTCACGGGAATTTTACCCTGCACCAGTCATGAATCAACTAGACTCGGTTACACCCCGTATCGTTTTATCTCATAATCCAGATACAGCTAAGATATTGCAACAATGGCGGGTAGATTTGCAACTATCTGGTCATACCCACGGTGGGCACATCGTAATTCCAGGTATTGGCCCTGTAGTATTTTATTATAAAAAGCTACTCAAACAAATTCCCAAAAAATTACGGCGTTGGGTAACATTTTTCTTAGGAGACTGTTCTAAAGTCGTGCGATATTGGGAGTGGGCGCAAGGGTTTCACAAGGTCGAAGAAAATCAACTATATGTCAATCGCGGTTTAGGAACTTATAAACCAGGACGTTTATTTTGTCCGCCAGAAGTGACTGTAATTACGTTAGTTAGTCATTAGTATTGGGCATTGGGCATTGGGCATTGGTCTAAATAAATGACAAAGGACAGCCCTTACTGGTCAGTGTGCAATTTAAATACCTAACACTCAAAGCAGAAACCGCCTGAAGCTACGGTGGATAAGTATCAGCAGCTTGGGGCGGTTTCTTGAAGATTGGAGAATTCAGAAGTAACTAACTCAAACTAAGGTGGACAGCATTGGCGATCGCTCTACTCAGAATTGCACATCCTTACATTCCAACTAGGCAGGCATTTTCTGGCTGTGCGTTTTAATACCTCCAAAACAACTCATTGAACTTAAGGCGAAAACACATTCAATGGATGCCACAACTTCAAGAGCGATCACAAGAACATTAGAGCAGGAGGTACAGGCTCTAACTGGAAAGTTTTTGTTTAACTCTTAACCTGTTTGTACCTTGCTCTTAATCTAGCATCATGTTTGTTTAGCTACAAGACACCTTTACTAAACTTGAGTACCATTTACTTTTCGCAACAATTCAGAAATCTTTCTTAAAAATTATTCCCACTTGTTAGATGTTGGCGTTAATCCCAGCATCATCAAGTGGGCTGATTCAGAAGCCGTTATTGAGCAGAACCGCCTGTAGTAGTATCATCTGCGGTAGAAGAACCGCTATTAGATGTACTGTTTGACTGGTCTACTCCTTGAGGTGGAGTGGTTTTAGAGGTATCACTTTTCGTACTTGGCGCAACAGTATTAGTAGTTGGACTTTGTGTCGCTTTAGGGGTTGGCTGGATTACAGAAGGCGCTTTTTCTGCGGCAGGCTGCTGGGGTG from Nostoc commune NIES-4072 includes:
- a CDS encoding metallophosphoesterase, translating into MHWLLSGPLSIEKLTVNITGLPASLQGQKLVQLSDFHYDGLRLSEEMLEKAIAFTNEAKPDLILLTGDYITDDPTPIHQLILRLKHLQSRCGIYAILGNHDIHYQNAKTEVTDALTSIGIHVLWNEIAYPLGKELPLVGLADYWSREFNPVPLMNQLNPDTPRIVLSHNPDTAEILQTWRVDLQLSGHTHGGQIVIPGIGPAMFFYDKLAEKIPKKVQRRFPFLSENISVVSHWEWAQGFHKLGKNQLYVNRGLGTYLPGRLFCRPEVTIITLQVE
- a CDS encoding pentapeptide repeat-containing protein — protein: MKLQLLAAMALATPLFFSSSVRAENPQDLEKLLSTGACVNCNLSGANLSGAHLIGADLRGSKLQGANLVGANLEGADLTGANLAGANLTSAYVSNVNLKQTNLNGVNFTRATIHDSNVYKASMNDLNLTDAEIFNTGIGVGGEDAEIPDWD
- a CDS encoding RNA-guided endonuclease InsQ/TnpB family protein gives rise to the protein MLHKVVQVRLYPSVEQEMQLAQTFGCARWWWNYALNKSIETYKETGKGLSRVALNAFLPTLKKAEETVWLADCYSQVLQATTLNLTTAYKNFFEKRAGFPKFKSRHGKQSVQYPQNVKIVDGNVKLPGNIGIVKAKIHRAIEGKIKTVTVSKTPSGKYLASILTEIEGENPVISEGKIYGIDLGLKHFAVVTDGEKVSFYDNPKHLAKHEKNLKRKQKKLARKQKGSNSRNRYRKVVAKVYERVSNSRQDFLHKLSYKLVSDSQAVIVENLNVKGMVRNHKLAKSISDVGWGTFTNFLAYKLERRGGKLVEIDRWFPSSKLCSNCFYQIGERQEDVREWTCPHCNTHHDRDANAAQNIRAEGIRMILAEGSAVSAVGGEVSPILGRKSKFRHSPLITEAPTSTVLGKLG
- a CDS encoding metallophosphoesterase, giving the protein MHWLFTGHLRVDKITVKIAELPASLQGTTLVQLSDFHYDGLRLSEDMLEKAIALTNEAEPDLILLTGDYVTDDPTPIHQLVHRLKHLQSRCGIYAVLGNHDIYYSHSKAEVTQALTSIGVHVLWNEIAYPLGKQLPLVGLADYWSREFYPAPVMNQLDSVTPRIVLSHNPDTAKILQQWRVDLQLSGHTHGGHIVIPGIGPVVFYYKKLLKQIPKKLRRWVTFFLGDCSKVVRYWEWAQGFHKVEENQLYVNRGLGTYKPGRLFCPPEVTVITLVSH